From Brevibacillus marinus, a single genomic window includes:
- a CDS encoding FMN-binding glutamate synthase family protein gives MIRFWITFAASVAGMALILLLGACLLRPVIHWIVGNFLRRLMSDTYAENLLEMLPAFLRMKPHLVFENSLRAHSGKVIERPFGSPRRFPHFDQLVFSPAQVHHFPTELDTAIDVTLTIGPRARRPLRIDIPLLLGGMGFGVGVSAKLRHALALGASQAGTAINSGHGPLLPEERSLAKHLIVQYHTAYWARFPEALQKADAVEIRFGQGALAGVGVTLPAQEIAGAARELMRLPEGVDGVIPSRHPELLVPEDLPKLVRHLREITSGVPIGVKMSAGKYLERDLERAVSAGVDFISIDGGQAGTKAAPPILQDDFGLPTIYALCRAVRFLENNKLKDRVTLLVGGSFFTPGDCLKAIALGADGVYLGTAALWAMTHTQVAKAVPWEPPTQLVYYGGKLEHRFDEQQAAAHLYQFLVSTVEEMKVGIRALGKTSLREIGSDDLLALDEWTAYITGVSPGYPQGDDKASPPLS, from the coding sequence TTGATACGCTTCTGGATTACATTTGCCGCTTCCGTCGCCGGAATGGCGCTGATTTTACTGCTGGGCGCATGTCTGCTCCGCCCTGTCATCCATTGGATCGTCGGAAATTTTTTGCGCCGTTTGATGTCGGATACGTATGCGGAAAATTTGCTGGAAATGCTGCCCGCCTTTCTGCGGATGAAACCGCATCTCGTTTTCGAGAACAGTTTGCGGGCCCATAGCGGAAAGGTGATCGAAAGGCCGTTTGGCAGTCCCCGCCGGTTTCCGCACTTTGACCAGTTGGTGTTTTCTCCCGCTCAAGTGCATCATTTTCCGACGGAACTCGATACTGCGATCGATGTCACGTTGACAATCGGACCGCGGGCGCGGCGGCCTTTGCGCATCGACATTCCGTTGTTGCTCGGCGGCATGGGGTTTGGCGTGGGTGTCAGCGCAAAATTGCGCCATGCGCTGGCGCTCGGGGCTTCGCAAGCGGGAACGGCGATCAACAGCGGCCACGGACCGCTGCTTCCGGAAGAAAGGAGCCTTGCGAAACACCTGATTGTGCAATATCATACAGCCTATTGGGCACGCTTCCCGGAAGCGTTGCAAAAGGCCGATGCTGTGGAAATCCGGTTCGGACAGGGCGCGCTCGCCGGGGTCGGGGTCACGCTTCCCGCACAAGAGATTGCGGGAGCAGCACGGGAACTGATGCGGCTGCCCGAGGGGGTAGACGGAGTGATTCCCTCCCGGCATCCGGAACTGCTCGTGCCGGAAGATTTGCCGAAGCTGGTCAGGCATTTGCGGGAGATCACATCCGGCGTTCCGATCGGGGTCAAAATGAGCGCCGGAAAATATTTGGAACGGGATCTGGAACGTGCGGTTTCTGCCGGCGTTGATTTTATCAGCATCGACGGCGGGCAGGCGGGTACGAAAGCGGCCCCTCCCATTTTGCAGGACGATTTCGGGCTGCCCACGATATACGCGTTATGCCGAGCCGTTCGCTTTCTGGAAAACAACAAGCTGAAAGATCGTGTCACTTTGCTCGTCGGCGGGAGTTTTTTCACGCCGGGCGACTGCCTGAAGGCCATCGCCCTCGGAGCGGACGGGGTTTATCTGGGAACCGCCGCTTTATGGGCGATGACCCATACGCAAGTAGCCAAAGCCGTTCCGTGGGAGCCTCCGACCCAACTGGTCTACTATGGGGGAAAGCTGGAACATCGATTCGATGAACAGCAAGCGGCCGCACATCTGTACCAGTTTCTCGTTTCCACGGTGGAGGAAATGAAAGTGGGGATACGGGCGTTGGGGAAAACTTCCCTGCGCGAAATAGGCTCCGACGATTTGCTGGCTCTTGACGAATGGACCGCCTACATCACTGGCGTATCTCCCGGTTACCCGCAGGGGGACGACAAAGCGTCTCCACCGTTGTCATAG
- a CDS encoding MFS transporter translates to METESSTRSSGEKLMIVVVFTLVLSSMSATMFNIVLPELSREFAMSYAQVSWVSTAYLLIYAIGSAIYGKLADMFRLKQLIACGLLCFMAGSLIGLAAQSYAMVLLGRIVQAAGAAVIPATAMIIPVRYFPPERRGRALGMAATGLAIGGAIGPIVTALLVSLVDWRWLFCVPLLLLLTLPFYRKYLGDERGPGGRIDWIGGALLAGAVTLFLLAVTMGNWLLGAGSLLLLLLFAAHIRRAAEPFVSPHLFRNGNYTFGLMLSVLVMGIGYSLLFLTPQLLAEVNQLDAGWIGFAMVPAAAVSALLGRKAGKIADTRGNPTLFGLASALLISAFALLSVFAGAAPEWIAVLLIAGQVGQMFMQIALNNTVSRTLPREQTGVGMGLLSMLSFLSGASAAAIYSSVVDLGAGVPLNPLNPFAEAAVFSNVYLVLALLHVGILALYLARFGRAVQPRQPERAKQPQRSG, encoded by the coding sequence ATGGAAACCGAATCGAGCACGCGCTCCTCAGGCGAAAAACTAATGATCGTGGTGGTGTTCACGCTGGTGCTTTCCTCGATGAGCGCGACTATGTTCAACATCGTCCTGCCGGAATTGAGCCGGGAGTTCGCCATGTCTTACGCGCAGGTCAGCTGGGTGTCGACGGCCTATTTGCTGATTTACGCCATCGGGTCCGCGATTTACGGCAAGCTGGCCGACATGTTCCGCCTGAAACAGCTGATCGCCTGCGGGCTGCTCTGCTTTATGGCCGGTTCGCTGATCGGACTGGCCGCCCAATCGTACGCGATGGTGCTTCTCGGCCGCATTGTGCAGGCGGCCGGCGCAGCGGTCATCCCGGCCACGGCGATGATCATCCCGGTGCGATACTTTCCTCCCGAACGGCGGGGACGGGCGCTGGGGATGGCGGCGACCGGGTTGGCCATCGGCGGCGCGATCGGCCCCATCGTGACCGCGCTATTGGTCAGTCTCGTCGATTGGCGGTGGCTGTTTTGCGTCCCGCTGCTGCTGCTCCTCACCTTGCCTTTTTACCGCAAATATTTGGGCGACGAACGCGGTCCGGGCGGACGGATCGACTGGATCGGCGGCGCGCTGCTGGCCGGCGCTGTCACGTTGTTCCTGCTCGCGGTAACGATGGGGAACTGGCTGCTGGGGGCTGGCAGTCTGCTTTTGCTCTTGCTGTTTGCCGCGCACATCCGCCGCGCGGCGGAGCCGTTCGTTTCGCCTCACCTGTTCCGCAACGGAAATTATACGTTCGGCCTGATGCTGTCGGTGCTGGTGATGGGGATCGGCTATTCGCTGCTGTTTCTGACACCGCAGCTGCTAGCTGAGGTAAACCAGCTGGACGCGGGATGGATTGGCTTCGCGATGGTACCGGCCGCCGCGGTGTCGGCGCTGCTGGGACGAAAGGCCGGGAAAATCGCGGATACTCGGGGAAATCCGACGCTGTTCGGTCTGGCCTCCGCGCTGTTGATAAGCGCCTTTGCGCTGCTGTCCGTTTTTGCCGGAGCGGCTCCGGAATGGATCGCCGTCCTGCTCATCGCGGGCCAGGTCGGGCAAATGTTTATGCAGATCGCCTTGAACAACACGGTGTCCCGTACGCTTCCCCGCGAACAAACGGGGGTGGGCATGGGGCTGCTGTCGATGCTCAGTTTCCTCTCGGGCGCCTCCGCCGCCGCCATCTACAGCAGCGTCGTCGACCTGGGCGCCGGCGTGCCGTTGAACCCGCTCAACCCGTTTGCGGAAGCGGCGGTGTTCAGCAACGTCTACCTCGTGCTGGCACTGCTGCACGTGGGAATTTTGGCCCTCTATCTGGCGCGGTTCGGCCGGGCGGTCCAGCCGAGGCAGCCGGAACGGGCGAAGCAACCCCAGCGTTCGGGGTAA
- a CDS encoding LysR family transcriptional regulator: MDLLQLHYLLTVAKLEHMTKAAEKLHITQPALSKTIARLEDELGVPLFDRQNRQIRLNEFGKAFCAKVEKALALLEEGKKEVADMAGLERGGVSIATNSLKRLTEVIAAFRALQPGVRFRIVQIAPADSREMAEMLERGEVDLCFSATALCRPGIGERPVLTTEVFLAVPRGHRLERRERVSLREVADEPFIEYKEGHPFREVNEAICRKAGIRRNVVCEVEEPEAVDQLVRAGLGVAFVPACKGDRLPAYPLLKIDEPDCRRDYLVAWKEERYLSQAARAFMAFLADHFAALQRGDAGRLSFVGRGSSAGGAPSAVDREPSVERAPSLVNHEPSVER; encoded by the coding sequence ATGGACCTATTGCAGCTGCATTATTTGCTGACAGTGGCGAAGCTGGAGCACATGACGAAGGCGGCGGAGAAACTCCATATCACCCAGCCGGCGCTCAGCAAGACGATCGCCCGGCTGGAGGATGAACTGGGCGTGCCGCTGTTCGACCGGCAAAACCGGCAGATCCGCCTGAACGAATTCGGGAAGGCGTTTTGCGCGAAGGTGGAAAAGGCGTTGGCGCTGCTGGAGGAAGGGAAGAAAGAAGTCGCGGATATGGCGGGCCTGGAACGCGGCGGCGTGTCGATCGCGACGAACAGCCTGAAACGGCTGACCGAGGTGATCGCCGCGTTCCGGGCGCTGCAGCCGGGTGTCCGCTTCCGCATCGTGCAGATCGCCCCGGCGGACTCGCGGGAGATGGCAGAGATGCTGGAGCGCGGCGAGGTGGACCTGTGTTTCAGTGCGACCGCCTTGTGTCGGCCGGGCATCGGCGAACGGCCCGTCCTGACCACCGAAGTATTCCTCGCTGTTCCCCGGGGACACCGGCTGGAACGCCGGGAGCGCGTTTCCCTGCGGGAGGTGGCGGACGAACCGTTCATCGAATACAAGGAGGGGCATCCGTTCCGCGAGGTCAACGAGGCGATTTGCCGGAAGGCCGGCATCCGGCGCAACGTCGTCTGCGAAGTGGAAGAACCGGAAGCAGTGGACCAGTTGGTACGAGCCGGGCTGGGCGTCGCCTTCGTGCCGGCGTGCAAGGGCGACAGGCTCCCCGCGTATCCGTTGCTGAAAATTGACGAACCCGACTGCCGGCGCGATTATCTCGTGGCCTGGAAGGAAGAGCGCTACCTGTCCCAGGCGGCGCGGGCCTTCATGGCGTTCCTGGCCGACCACTTCGCCGCGCTGCAGCGCGGTGACGCCGGGCGTTTGTCTTTTGTGGGGCGCGGATCGTCCGCGGGAGGAGCGCCGTCTGCGGTGGATCGTGAGCCGTCCGTAGAACGCGCGCCGTCCCTTGTGAATCATGAGCCGTCCGTAGAACGCTAA
- a CDS encoding nucleotidyltransferase-like protein, which yields METRLQHHVSRIVQSRPVQSVLLLHSKDRFSAFLDGANFLFLVVVNQPTATWVSKSFLANGQRIVEHYIGQWTVERWAVQGTPEKMIHWLSRAEIVFDKEDYIKRMLDGLLRLPKQIQKQKICEEYTRFLRYYLEAKEQLRDGQVLDAYQSVASALYHWARLVTYEAGEQPGKLLWKQVRKTEPGVCKLYEELINGQEPLAKRIELQLLPIEFSVMSKMKGCTALVTEILQSRTRPWSLEELQQHPALTSIVDDLPLLLEKMAARSVIREVVLHNREANVLMRGYIMAG from the coding sequence ATGGAAACCAGGCTGCAGCATCACGTTTCGCGGATCGTGCAAAGCAGGCCGGTGCAGTCTGTACTGCTGCTTCACAGCAAGGACAGGTTTAGCGCGTTTCTGGATGGCGCCAACTTCTTGTTCCTCGTGGTGGTCAACCAGCCGACAGCGACCTGGGTGAGCAAGTCCTTTTTGGCGAACGGACAGCGGATTGTGGAGCACTACATCGGCCAATGGACCGTGGAACGGTGGGCGGTACAGGGGACGCCGGAAAAAATGATCCATTGGCTGTCGCGCGCAGAAATTGTCTTTGACAAGGAGGACTACATCAAGAGGATGTTGGACGGTTTGCTCCGGCTGCCCAAACAGATCCAGAAGCAGAAAATCTGTGAAGAATATACCCGCTTTTTGCGGTATTACCTGGAAGCGAAAGAACAGCTGCGCGACGGCCAGGTATTGGACGCCTACCAATCTGTGGCCAGCGCTTTGTATCACTGGGCACGCCTTGTTACATACGAAGCGGGGGAACAGCCGGGAAAACTGCTTTGGAAACAGGTGCGAAAAACAGAACCGGGTGTGTGCAAGCTGTACGAAGAGCTGATCAACGGGCAGGAGCCGCTTGCCAAGCGAATCGAATTGCAGCTTTTGCCGATTGAGTTTAGCGTGATGTCCAAGATGAAGGGATGTACCGCTCTGGTCACCGAGATTTTGCAGTCGCGGACGCGCCCGTGGTCACTAGAGGAGCTGCAGCAGCATCCTGCGTTGACCAGCATCGTCGACGATCTGCCGCTGCTGCTGGAAAAGATGGCGGCCAGATCGGTTATCCGGGAAGTCGTTCTGCACAACCGCGAAGCAAATGTGCTGATGAGAGGATACATCATGGCCGGGTGA